A single genomic interval of Cellvibrio sp. PSBB023 harbors:
- a CDS encoding citrate synthase, which produces MTDKKAHLTIDGIDKTIELPIYASTIGPDVIDVTSITKNGFFTFDPGFMSTASCESSITFIDGDEGVLLHRGYPIEQLAVSSDYLETCYLLLNGELPTPAQKEEFTAEIKKHSAVDPSVANIIKSFKRESHPMAILCSAVAALAAVYNDEIDITDEASRKLTAYRLIGQMPTLSAMVYKHSKGEEFIAPDDSLSYAENYLNMTFGTAGKAPNVSKTIAKAMDRIFVLHADHEQNASTSTVRLSGSSGTNPFAAIAAGISTLWGPAHGGANEAVLKMLEEIGTVENIEACVARAKDKTSGFRLMGFGHRVYKNFDPRAKVMKQTCDEVLAELGLENDPLLAIAKRLEQIALEDPYFISKKLYPNVDFYSGIIMKAIGIPTEMFTVIFALGRAVGWYSHWNEMVSGPYKIGRPRQQYTGSPKRDYPNK; this is translated from the coding sequence ATGACTGACAAGAAAGCACATCTCACGATTGATGGTATTGATAAGACGATCGAGTTACCTATCTACGCCAGCACTATCGGACCAGACGTTATTGACGTCACCAGCATCACCAAAAATGGCTTCTTCACATTCGATCCGGGCTTCATGTCCACCGCCTCATGCGAATCCAGCATTACATTTATTGATGGTGACGAAGGTGTACTTCTCCACCGCGGCTACCCAATCGAACAACTCGCTGTCTCCTCTGATTACCTTGAAACCTGCTACCTTCTACTGAATGGCGAATTGCCAACCCCAGCCCAGAAAGAAGAATTCACAGCTGAAATCAAAAAACACTCCGCCGTAGACCCCTCCGTCGCCAATATTATCAAGAGCTTCAAACGCGAATCCCACCCAATGGCGATTCTTTGCAGCGCTGTAGCGGCCTTGGCAGCTGTTTATAACGACGAAATCGACATTACTGATGAGGCGAGCCGCAAACTGACCGCCTACCGCCTGATTGGCCAAATGCCGACCTTATCGGCCATGGTATACAAACACAGTAAAGGCGAAGAGTTCATTGCTCCTGATGACAGCCTGAGCTATGCCGAAAACTACCTGAACATGACTTTTGGCACTGCAGGCAAGGCACCGAACGTTAGCAAAACCATCGCCAAGGCAATGGATCGCATTTTTGTACTTCATGCTGATCACGAACAAAACGCATCAACATCAACCGTACGCCTGTCAGGCTCTTCAGGCACCAATCCATTCGCAGCGATTGCCGCCGGCATCTCTACACTCTGGGGCCCTGCTCATGGTGGTGCCAATGAAGCTGTACTTAAAATGCTTGAAGAGATTGGTACAGTTGAAAACATTGAAGCCTGTGTTGCTCGCGCCAAAGACAAGACCTCTGGCTTCCGCCTGATGGGCTTTGGTCACCGTGTGTACAAGAACTTTGACCCACGCGCCAAAGTCATGAAGCAAACATGTGATGAAGTCCTTGCCGAACTCGGCTTGGAAAACGACCCACTGCTAGCGATTGCAAAACGCCTTGAGCAAATTGCACTGGAAGACCCCTACTTCATTTCCAAAAAACTCTACCCCAATGTCGACTTCTACTCAGGCATCATCATGAAAGCAATCGGTATCCCAACCGAAATGTTTACTGTGATTTTTGCTTTGGGTCGCGCAGTTGGCTGGTACTCGCACTGGAATGAAATGGTGAGCGGCCCTTACAAAATCGGTCGTCCACGCCAGCAATACACTGGTAGCCCAAAGCGTGATTACCCAAACAAATAA
- the sdhC gene encoding succinate dehydrogenase, cytochrome b556 subunit — protein MKKKRPVNLDISTIKLPITAYVSILHRVSGVFLFAGVAVLLWMLDSSLRSQEGFNAVAALTSHPVFKAVLWVVLAGLAYHMVLGVRHLIMDFGVGESLKGGQTGAKIALFVAIVLIVLAGVWVW, from the coding sequence GTGAAAAAGAAAAGACCTGTCAACCTAGATATATCAACAATCAAGCTTCCCATTACTGCATACGTATCCATTCTTCATCGTGTCTCCGGCGTGTTCCTTTTTGCTGGTGTCGCTGTTCTGCTGTGGATGTTGGACTCAAGTCTTCGTTCTCAGGAGGGTTTTAATGCCGTAGCTGCACTTACTTCGCATCCTGTATTTAAAGCCGTGCTATGGGTAGTTCTTGCCGGGTTGGCTTACCACATGGTGTTAGGCGTACGCCATTTAATTATGGATTTCGGTGTGGGTGAGTCACTGAAAGGTGGGCAGACAGGTGCCAAGATTGCCTTGTTTGTCGCTATCGTTTTGATCGTATTGGCAGGGGTGTGGGTATGGTAA
- the sdhD gene encoding succinate dehydrogenase, hydrophobic membrane anchor protein, producing the protein MVTSVTSFGRSGLYDWLIQRVGGSIMAAYTVFLTVYLVTTPELTYEQWQSLYSQLWMRVFTLATLLSFISHAWIGLWVVLTDYLTTRLLGSKATFLRILAQIVLGAVALTYLIWGIQVIWGVN; encoded by the coding sequence ATGGTAACTTCAGTAACCAGTTTTGGGCGTAGCGGTCTTTACGATTGGCTAATTCAACGTGTTGGTGGTTCGATAATGGCTGCCTACACAGTATTTCTTACTGTATACCTTGTTACTACTCCTGAGCTCACTTATGAGCAATGGCAATCTCTTTACAGTCAGTTGTGGATGCGTGTGTTCACGCTGGCAACACTTCTTTCTTTTATATCTCATGCGTGGATCGGTTTGTGGGTTGTATTAACCGATTATTTAACCACTCGCCTGTTAGGCTCCAAGGCAACTTTTTTACGTATATTGGCCCAGATAGTCCTGGGTGCTGTTGCATTGACCTATCTCATATGGGGTATTCAAGTAATTTGGGGTGTTAACTAA